From one Etheostoma cragini isolate CJK2018 unplaced genomic scaffold, CSU_Ecrag_1.0 ScbMSFa_54, whole genome shotgun sequence genomic stretch:
- the LOC117941317 gene encoding sialic acid-binding Ig-like lectin 15 has product MSVSPVVFVPRGEDAVLRCSFTHPSQEHYSGKVTVKWLARESGAPPFFSCSVRNNSMEGRVGCSASELKYSLEGDPRRGDVSLLFRAVDLGENGTYFCRVELDVEPQILRLSVVEAGPDSAPQRLRCEAEGHPLPAVTWLPAPGSPLGDQVETSEAGPYRRVSSVPYRQDDVFTCRAQSRLGAAERRFPDRDPLKTALT; this is encoded by the exons ATGTCGGTGTCTCCGGTGGTCTTTGTCCCCAGAGGAGAGGACGCCGTCCTCCGTTGCTCCTTCACTCATCCTAGCCAGGAGCACTACTCGGGGAAGGTCACGGTGAAATGGCTCGCCAGAGAATCCGGCGCTCCGCCGTTCTTCAGCTGCTCAGTTAGAAACAACTCCATGGAGGGACGCGTGGGATGCTCAGCTTCTGAGTTAAAGTACTCCCTGGAGGGAGACCCTCGGCGGGGGGATGTGTCTCTCCTCTTCAGGGCGGTGGATCTGGGGGAAAACGGGACGTACTTCTGCAGAGTGGAGCTGGACG TTGAACCCCAGATCCTGAGGCTCTCTGTGGTCGAGGCGGGTCCAGACAGCGCCCCCCAGAGGCTGCGGTGTGAGGCGGAGGGCCACCCGCTGCCGGCCGTCACCTGGCTGCCGGCCCCCGGGAGCCCGTTGGGAGACCAGGTGGAGACCTCCGAGGCCGGCCCGTACCGGCGGGTCAGCTCCGTGCCGTACCGGCAGGACGACGTGTTCACCTGCAGGGCCCAGAGCCGGCTGGGCGCCGCAGAGCGGAGGTTTCCAGACCGTGACCCTCTGAAGACGGCGCTCACT